Proteins encoded by one window of Bradyrhizobium sp. B097:
- the lgt gene encoding prolipoprotein diacylglyceryl transferase has translation MPFLLIDFPVFNPVALALGPIVIRWYALAYIVGIVLGWIYARSLIKKQRLWGGPAPITLPQLDDFILWVTIGIIVGGRTGYVLFYNLPFFIAHPSEILELWKGGMSFHGGFLGCVAAVMLFARRNNIPILSLGDITTAVAPIGLFLGRLANFINSELWGRHADPSVPWAMIFPNGGPLPRHPSQLYEAGLEGIVLFTALAIMIRMGALKRPGLILGSFIAIYGIARIIGEHFREPDPQLGFLWGGLTMGMLLSVPMIIVGAIIITAAVRRGANGPAPSST, from the coding sequence ATGCCGTTCCTGCTGATCGACTTTCCGGTGTTCAACCCCGTCGCGCTCGCGCTTGGGCCGATCGTGATCCGCTGGTACGCGCTGGCCTATATCGTCGGCATCGTGCTGGGCTGGATCTATGCCCGCTCGCTGATCAAGAAGCAGCGGCTGTGGGGCGGCCCGGCGCCGATCACGCTGCCGCAGCTCGACGATTTCATCCTCTGGGTCACCATCGGCATCATCGTCGGCGGCCGCACCGGCTACGTGCTGTTCTACAACCTGCCCTTCTTCATCGCGCACCCGTCCGAGATCCTCGAATTATGGAAGGGCGGCATGTCGTTCCACGGCGGCTTCCTCGGCTGCGTCGCCGCGGTGATGCTGTTCGCCCGCCGCAACAACATCCCGATCCTGTCGCTCGGCGACATCACCACCGCGGTCGCGCCGATCGGGCTGTTCCTCGGCCGGCTGGCCAATTTCATCAACAGCGAATTGTGGGGCCGTCACGCCGATCCAAGCGTGCCCTGGGCCATGATCTTCCCCAATGGCGGACCGCTGCCGCGCCATCCGAGCCAGCTCTACGAGGCCGGGCTCGAGGGCATCGTTCTGTTCACGGCATTGGCGATCATGATCCGGATGGGGGCGCTCAAGCGGCCCGGCCTGATCCTCGGCAGCTTCATTGCGATCTACGGCATTGCCCGGATCATCGGCGAGCATTTCAGGGAGCCCGATCCGCAGCTCGGATTCCTGTGGGGCGGATTAACGATGGGGATGCTGCTGTCGGTGCCAATGATCATTGTGGGCGCTATCATCATCACGGCCGCCGTTCGCCGCGGGGCGAACGGGCCGGCGCCGAGTTCAACGTAG
- a CDS encoding SAM-dependent methyltransferase, giving the protein MPVWRYMELCLMHPRYGYYLSRDPLGREGDFTTAPEVSQMFGELLGLWSASIWRAIGSPDTLRLIELGPGRGTMMSDALRALRVLPPLYQSLSIHLVEVNPVLREKQHATLTGVRNITWHDSIDDVPEGPAVILANEYFDVLPIHQMVRRETGWHERTVGMDANGNLYFAPAAEPTPHFEVLLPPLVRAAPLGAVFEWRPDSEIMKLATRLRDQDGAALIIDYGHLRSDAGDTFQAIARHSFADPLRNPGQADVTAHVDFQALARAAEDVGARVHGPATQGDFLKRLGVEARAAGLMAKASPEVSADIAGALKRLTDSGRGGMGSMFKVMAISDPRLTSIAGLSDQPDETEQ; this is encoded by the coding sequence ATGCCGGTCTGGCGCTACATGGAATTGTGCCTGATGCATCCGCGCTACGGCTACTATTTGTCGCGCGATCCGCTCGGCCGCGAGGGCGATTTCACCACGGCGCCCGAGGTCAGCCAGATGTTCGGTGAACTGCTCGGGCTGTGGAGCGCCTCGATCTGGCGCGCGATCGGCTCGCCGGACACGCTCCGCCTGATCGAGCTCGGGCCCGGCCGCGGCACCATGATGTCGGATGCGCTGCGTGCGCTGCGCGTGCTGCCGCCGCTTTACCAGTCGCTCAGCATCCACCTCGTCGAGGTCAATCCGGTGCTGCGCGAGAAGCAGCATGCCACGCTGACCGGCGTGCGCAACATCACCTGGCACGACAGCATCGACGACGTGCCGGAGGGACCGGCGGTGATCCTCGCCAACGAATATTTTGACGTGCTGCCGATCCACCAGATGGTCCGCCGCGAGACCGGCTGGCACGAACGCACGGTCGGGATGGATGCCAATGGCAACCTGTATTTCGCGCCCGCCGCCGAGCCGACACCGCACTTCGAGGTGCTGCTGCCGCCGCTGGTGCGCGCCGCCCCGCTCGGCGCGGTGTTCGAATGGCGGCCCGACAGCGAGATCATGAAGCTCGCAACGCGCCTGCGCGACCAGGACGGCGCCGCGCTGATCATCGATTACGGCCATCTGCGCAGCGACGCCGGCGACACCTTCCAGGCGATCGCGCGGCACAGCTTCGCCGACCCGCTGAGGAACCCGGGACAGGCCGACGTGACGGCGCATGTCGATTTCCAGGCCCTGGCGCGGGCCGCCGAGGATGTCGGCGCGCGCGTCCACGGGCCGGCGACGCAGGGCGACTTCCTCAAGCGCCTCGGCGTCGAGGCCCGTGCCGCCGGATTGATGGCAAAAGCCTCACCCGAGGTCTCCGCCGACATTGCCGGCGCGCTGAAGCGCCTGACCGATTCCGGACGCGGCGGGATGGGCTCGATGTTCAAGGTCATGGCCATCTCCGACCCGCGCCTCACCTCGATCGCTGGCCTCAGCGATCAGCCTGACGAGACCGAACAATGA
- the pgeF gene encoding peptidoglycan editing factor PgeF has product MTLGSPLLSAIPGLRHAFFSREGGVSEGIYAGLNGGLGSHDDPAKVAENRRRMAEQLGVPLDHFISVHQVHSPDVVAVTGPWNGAVRPKADALVTRTEGLAISVTTADCGPILFVDPHARVIGAAHAGWKGALTGVLESTIDAMEKLGADRGGIVAAIGPLIRKESYEVGNEFIERFIEADAENGMFFMPAERDGHAMFDLAGFIRMRLENAGVLMIDDLGIDTYSDERCFSYRRSVHRKEADYGRHVHAIALEG; this is encoded by the coding sequence ATGACATTGGGATCACCGCTGCTGTCGGCCATTCCGGGCCTGCGCCACGCCTTCTTCTCGCGCGAGGGCGGCGTCTCCGAGGGTATCTATGCCGGCCTCAATGGCGGGCTCGGCTCGCACGACGATCCCGCCAAGGTCGCCGAGAACCGGCGGCGGATGGCAGAGCAGCTCGGCGTGCCGCTCGATCACTTCATCAGCGTGCATCAGGTGCACTCGCCCGACGTCGTGGCCGTGACCGGACCATGGAATGGCGCGGTGCGCCCGAAGGCGGACGCGCTCGTCACACGCACAGAAGGGCTTGCGATCTCGGTCACGACGGCCGACTGCGGCCCGATCCTGTTCGTCGATCCCCATGCGCGGGTGATCGGCGCGGCGCATGCCGGCTGGAAGGGCGCGCTGACCGGCGTGCTGGAATCGACCATCGATGCGATGGAAAAGCTCGGCGCCGACCGCGGCGGCATCGTCGCCGCCATCGGCCCGCTGATCCGCAAGGAGTCCTACGAGGTCGGAAACGAATTCATCGAACGCTTCATCGAGGCCGATGCCGAGAACGGCATGTTCTTCATGCCCGCCGAACGCGACGGCCACGCGATGTTCGATCTCGCCGGCTTCATCCGGATGCGGCTGGAAAATGCCGGCGTGCTGATGATCGACGATCTCGGGATCGACACCTATTCCGACGAGCGCTGCTTCAGCTACCGCCGCTCCGTGCACCGCAAGGAAGCCGATTACGGCCGGCACGTTCACGCCATCGCGCTGGAAGGCTGA
- a CDS encoding MerR family transcriptional regulator has protein sequence MTQRTYSIGEAARLSGISVRRLRFYADQGLLPPAGRTASGYRVFTDDELVRLDLIRCLRDAGLGLDAIREVLSKELSLVEALKLRLETLEAEIAAQRRVASALRAALRSPQLTEADLRRFLTMTQLSRTERRNVVEHFFKKVSDGINIDRKWVRQMIETTVPELPDEPTPEQCDAWIELSSILNDPSFIAKMRANASDAWDRDAFDMEACQAASDAIVREAKQAIDDGLEPTSDTGSAIARQWLEASARLMGRQPDLDFRNWLRAKYAQHDDRAARYWELVAIMRGQRPDSSPNREWAWIVDAMRHHLAD, from the coding sequence ATGACACAACGCACCTACAGCATCGGCGAGGCGGCGCGGCTCAGCGGAATTTCCGTCCGCAGGCTCCGCTTCTATGCGGACCAGGGGTTGCTGCCGCCGGCCGGCCGCACCGCGAGCGGCTATCGCGTCTTCACCGACGACGAACTGGTTCGCCTCGACCTGATCCGTTGCCTGCGCGATGCGGGGCTCGGTCTCGACGCCATCCGTGAGGTCCTGAGCAAGGAACTCTCGCTGGTCGAGGCGCTGAAGCTCCGTCTCGAAACGCTGGAAGCGGAGATCGCGGCCCAGCGCCGCGTCGCCTCGGCCCTGCGGGCTGCGTTGCGTTCACCGCAACTCACCGAAGCAGATCTGAGGAGATTCCTGACCATGACGCAGCTATCCCGCACTGAGCGCCGCAACGTCGTCGAACACTTTTTCAAGAAAGTGTCCGACGGCATCAACATCGACCGGAAATGGGTCCGGCAGATGATCGAGACGACGGTGCCCGAACTGCCCGACGAGCCGACACCCGAGCAATGCGATGCCTGGATCGAGCTGTCGTCGATCCTCAACGATCCCTCCTTCATCGCCAAAATGCGCGCGAACGCCAGCGACGCCTGGGATCGCGACGCCTTCGATATGGAGGCCTGCCAGGCTGCAAGCGACGCCATTGTGCGCGAGGCAAAGCAGGCGATCGACGACGGGCTCGAACCAACGTCTGACACCGGCAGCGCGATCGCGCGACAATGGCTGGAAGCCTCGGCTCGATTGATGGGCCGGCAGCCCGACCTGGATTTCCGCAACTGGCTTCGCGCCAAATACGCCCAGCATGACGACCGCGCCGCACGCTATTGGGAGTTGGTCGCTATCATGCGGGGGCAGCGGCCCGACAGCAGCCCGAACCGGGAATGGGCCTGGATCGTCGATGCCATGCGGCATCATCTCGCTGACTGA
- a CDS encoding ribose-phosphate pyrophosphokinase yields MSAKNGSIKLVAGNSNPALAQDIAKGLGIELTKAVVRRFADMEIFVEIQENVRGSDMFIIQSTSYPANDNLMELLIITDALRRSSARRITAVVPYFGYARQDRRSGSRTPISAKLVANLISHSGVDRVMTLDLHAGQIQGFFDIPTDNLFAAPLMVRDIREKFDLAKVMVVSPDVGGVARARGLAKRINTPLAIVDKRRERPGESEVMNVIGDVAGYNCILVDDIVDSGGTLVNAAEALIAHGAKEVSAYITHGVLSGGAAARIASSRLKELVITDSILPTEAVNKAPNIRQISIAGLIAEAIGRTAAEESVSSLFD; encoded by the coding sequence ATGTCGGCAAAGAACGGATCAATCAAGCTCGTCGCCGGCAACTCCAATCCTGCGCTGGCGCAGGACATTGCCAAGGGACTTGGCATCGAACTGACCAAGGCCGTGGTCCGGCGCTTCGCCGATATGGAGATCTTCGTCGAGATCCAGGAGAACGTCCGCGGTTCGGACATGTTCATCATTCAGTCGACGTCGTATCCGGCCAACGACAATCTGATGGAGCTTTTGATCATCACCGACGCGTTGCGCCGTTCCTCGGCGCGCCGCATCACCGCGGTGGTGCCCTATTTCGGCTACGCCAGGCAGGATCGAAGGTCCGGCTCGCGTACGCCGATCTCGGCCAAGCTCGTCGCCAACCTGATCTCGCACTCCGGCGTCGATCGCGTCATGACGCTCGACCTGCACGCCGGCCAGATCCAGGGCTTCTTCGACATCCCGACCGACAATCTGTTCGCGGCGCCCCTGATGGTGCGCGACATCAGAGAGAAGTTCGACCTCGCCAAGGTGATGGTGGTGTCGCCCGACGTCGGCGGCGTGGCGCGGGCCCGCGGCCTCGCCAAGCGCATTAACACCCCGCTTGCGATCGTCGACAAGCGCCGCGAGCGCCCCGGCGAGTCCGAGGTGATGAACGTGATCGGCGACGTCGCCGGCTACAACTGCATCCTGGTCGACGACATCGTGGACTCCGGCGGCACGCTGGTGAACGCGGCCGAGGCGCTGATCGCGCACGGCGCCAAGGAAGTCTCGGCCTACATCACCCACGGCGTGCTGTCCGGCGGCGCCGCCGCGCGGATTGCCTCGTCGCGGCTGAAGGAACTGGTCATCACCGACTCGATCCTGCCGACGGAAGCCGTCAACAAGGCGCCGAACATCCGCCAGATCTCGATCGCCGGCCTGATCGCCGAAGCGATCGGCCGCACCGCAGCGGAAGAGTCGGTCTCCAGCCTGTTCGATTAG
- a CDS encoding SDR family oxidoreductase, which produces MTEQQASDWLGLSGRVAVVTGGGGGIGRATAVSFARAGARVAALDRDERGLAETKAKLREFGDGHLVASCDTTSEDNVAAAADAVARTLGPCDILVNTAAVLRPGGLDTLPLAEWNAVLAVNLTGYFICAQAFGRQMRKAGRGSLIHVASIAASNAQGQSGAYSVSKAAVVMLSQQLAAEWGPHGIRSNVVSPGLVVTPMSQAFYDTPGVTERRTAVVPMRRIGAPQDMADATLFLASDRASYVNGEEIIVDGGYARTLMSHVPRPGF; this is translated from the coding sequence ATGACTGAACAACAAGCTTCCGACTGGCTCGGCCTGTCGGGCCGCGTTGCCGTCGTCACCGGCGGAGGCGGCGGCATCGGCCGCGCCACCGCCGTCAGTTTCGCGCGCGCCGGCGCCAGGGTCGCCGCGCTCGATCGCGACGAGCGCGGGCTGGCTGAGACCAAGGCGAAGCTTCGCGAGTTCGGCGATGGTCATCTCGTCGCAAGCTGCGACACGACCAGCGAGGACAACGTCGCGGCTGCGGCCGATGCCGTCGCACGCACGCTTGGTCCGTGCGACATCCTCGTCAACACCGCGGCGGTGCTGCGTCCCGGCGGGCTCGATACGCTGCCGCTCGCCGAATGGAATGCGGTGCTGGCGGTCAACCTCACCGGCTATTTCATCTGCGCGCAGGCGTTCGGCCGCCAGATGCGCAAGGCCGGTCGCGGCAGCCTCATCCACGTCGCCTCGATCGCCGCCAGCAATGCGCAGGGGCAGAGCGGCGCCTACAGCGTCAGCAAGGCCGCCGTCGTGATGCTCTCGCAGCAGCTCGCCGCCGAATGGGGACCGCACGGCATCCGCAGCAATGTGGTCAGCCCGGGCCTCGTCGTCACGCCGATGAGCCAGGCGTTCTACGACACGCCCGGGGTTACCGAGCGGCGCACCGCCGTGGTGCCGATGCGCCGGATCGGCGCGCCGCAGGACATGGCGGACGCGACCCTGTTCCTGGCGAGCGACCGCGCGTCCTACGTCAATGGTGAGGAGATCATCGTCGACGGCGGCTATGCGCGGACGCTGATGAGCCATGTGCCGCGGCCGGGGTTTTGA
- a CDS encoding 6,7-dimethyl-8-ribityllumazine synthase has protein sequence MNQMLQDQDVQASQDQTPEAASAPDTPARPPAPEHPHFAKPQRVAFVQSSWHRDVVEECRISFLKEIEARHITNVDVFEVPGSFEIPLHAQLLAKTRRYTAIVAAGLVVDGGIYRHEFVADTVIKALMDVQLRTEVPVFSAVLTPQQFHETEVHYDFFRKHFVIKGIEVAEACANTLLSLERLRGQVAAGIPG, from the coding sequence ATGAATCAGATGTTGCAAGACCAAGACGTTCAAGCTTCTCAAGACCAAACCCCCGAAGCAGCAAGCGCTCCCGATACGCCGGCTCGTCCGCCGGCGCCGGAGCATCCGCACTTCGCCAAGCCGCAGCGCGTTGCCTTCGTGCAGTCGTCCTGGCATCGCGATGTGGTGGAAGAGTGCCGCATCTCCTTCCTGAAGGAGATCGAGGCGCGCCACATCACCAACGTCGACGTGTTCGAGGTGCCGGGCTCGTTCGAGATCCCGCTGCATGCGCAGCTGCTGGCGAAGACCCGCCGCTACACCGCGATCGTCGCGGCCGGGCTGGTCGTCGATGGCGGCATCTACCGCCACGAATTTGTCGCCGATACCGTGATCAAGGCGCTGATGGATGTGCAGTTGCGCACCGAGGTGCCGGTGTTCTCGGCGGTGCTGACGCCGCAGCAATTCCACGAGACCGAGGTGCATTACGACTTCTTCCGCAAGCACTTCGTGATCAAGGGGATCGAGGTCGCGGAAGCCTGCGCCAACACGCTGCTCAGCCTCGAACGGCTGCGCGGCCAGGTCGCGGCGGGAATACCTGGCTAG
- a CDS encoding YbjN domain-containing protein, producing the protein MSLLESIIDSRNNPLAVVEDIATDNNWAFERSGEDEVTIVSKGDWIDYQLSFTWMGEIEALHLACAFDMKMPQARRAEVQRLVAAINEQLWVGHFDLWTHTGMVMHRQALVLPGGLTASTAQCEAMVVNAIHACERYYPAFQFVVWAGKSTAEAMAAAMFDTEGEA; encoded by the coding sequence ATGTCCCTCCTCGAAAGCATTATCGATTCCCGGAACAACCCGCTTGCGGTGGTCGAAGATATCGCCACCGACAACAACTGGGCGTTCGAGCGTTCCGGCGAAGACGAGGTGACGATCGTCTCCAAGGGAGACTGGATCGATTATCAGCTCTCCTTCACCTGGATGGGAGAGATCGAGGCGCTGCATCTCGCATGCGCCTTCGACATGAAGATGCCGCAAGCGCGCCGCGCCGAAGTGCAGCGGCTGGTCGCCGCGATCAACGAACAACTATGGGTCGGCCATTTCGACCTGTGGACCCACACCGGCATGGTGATGCATCGTCAGGCGCTGGTGCTGCCCGGCGGCCTCACCGCCTCCACCGCGCAATGCGAGGCCATGGTGGTGAACGCGATCCATGCCTGCGAGCGCTATTATCCGGCGTTCCAGTTCGTAGTGTGGGCCGGCAAGTCGACCGCCGAGGCGATGGCCGCCGCAATGTTCGACACCGAGGGCGAGGCGTAA